DNA from Macadamia integrifolia cultivar HAES 741 chromosome 12, SCU_Mint_v3, whole genome shotgun sequence:
TCTGATgaagataagtcacttaataggcttattttattggattgGATTATGTATGTGTTAAGCCtctgatcccatgggtttttttttgtaatgagtcactttaatgggcctaaaaatATGCgtaaaaagtaagaaaatgagatttaattcattagttagagtcctgttttgagtctattttctttgttatttcagttttctagtcagtttaggtttgccaattagttaaggattgggttaggcctttcctttttagtgtttgagtcagttttgagtcttctatataagtttgtaagggccTATagcattgaacacgaatttatcAATGAAATTGCAGCTTTGTGCTCCCAAAATTCTGAAAAAGAATTCTTCAAcaactgagatagctgtgggtgagaggcccaggctAAGATAGTCATCCCACCATCCCATCTCaatcctccttttctttttattctttcgCCATTTTCTTCATCCGATAACAAGTAAGtattgttcttcaagttttcattgaatttcttcaagtcttctaaaAATTTGGATGtcacacgttttttttttttcggattaAGCAATTCAGACATCCGATCGAACTCAAATTATGACCAGGCattcaagaaccctaatttgGAGATTGATTCAAATCTGGTTCTGATGGTTTGATCTTGAGATATTAGCGAAATATTGATTCTACCATTCCCTTCTCAAGATCTGAAAAGTTACTGTTTTCTGTTCAAATAGTTACTGTTTTGTTTCCGTTTGTTGATTCAAattaactccttcaatttactaaagatcctacctgtaattggatcacttgtgatgcGATCTTACATTAGAGTCCTAAACAAGCACAATGGAAATTGATTTTTCCAACATAAAATCTGATTGGGTGAGCTAGCTAGCTCACGAGGTAAAATATGGAAATTTAAGAGACATAAATATATTTCTTTTAGAGATGATGAAAAGGATCAGGAAATATTGCCTCAAAATCTAGGTGGTATTTCAAGAATACGACATCCAAGGTAGCACCCCGTTTATTCTGTAGGAGAAAATTCTTGTTGGATTGTAGATGAGGGTACACAGCTAACAAGAATGGACTCAATGCATCATAGGTGCTCCTCACTTGTGCATTTTTTAAAGTGTGCCAGTGCATCAGTTGAACCATGTAACAGGAGGGATAACAACCACAAAAACCAGCCAGAAGAGTTGACGAAGGGTTATCTGTTATAGCAGATGTCATCCAAATCTAGTAGCCTGCATTGCATTCCATCAGCCAGTCTAGGCTGTCAAAAACTAcgaatttttttcctattcataTCTTCACTGGGGATAAGTGTCACATAACATGACAATGCAGCAACCATACCAAAAActaaacagaaacagaattaaCTATTAAGGGTTGAGTACCTTTGCCAACACAAAGAGTCTCATTGACGAAGACATCAAACGCCTCGCATTCTGGTTTGTCGAAAGGATCTATACATTCACTGCAAATGCATCATACAATAAGATTGAGCATAGAATAACTTTGGGACTCTAAAgtgaaaacaataaagaaattgCCTGCCTAGACATTTTCTTGGGAACCTGGGATAGTAACAGATATAAAACAGAATTATCAGCTAAGATTTCCATATACATATTCAAATAGAACTCCAAATATACCTCTCGGTGGTCTCAAATTGGAGGGACTTGGACAACAGCTGCAAACCCAAATGAAAAGCAGTTTGCAGCAAAGCACTTCATTAGTTCAACCAGCGTCAGTAAGAAGATTAGGTGGAAAGTTTAATGGTCGCTCACCCACTTTGTCTACAACAAATGTTGCTGTGTAGTTCCTAGTTAATGATGAGTACCTCATATGCCTGAATCACTCGCCGGATCATTACATCCGATTCACCAGCATCTTTGCATACATCGGGATGGAACTCCTTAACCTGAAAATGGGTAAAATTTCAGACAGAAAGTAAACCCATAATCCAGAGAGTATAAAAAGATTGAAATTTTAGGGAAGACGACTTGGGATTCCATTCATACTCTAGCGCGAAAAGCGGCTTTCAGGACAGCCGGTGAGCAATTCTGCTCGACTCCAAGCACATCGTAAGGGGAAGAGATCGGAAGCCAGTCATCCTCCTCTCCACTGGTTCTGCAATTAACTGTCAATGGAGATATTCGAGAAGAGGAGGGGAAACGAATCGGATTACCATGGATTGGAGACCTTGGGAACTGCCAGGAAGAGGAGAAACAATAGCCGTTAACACCACTGGTGACGGTATTAACGGCTTTTGGGAAAGGAATGAAACTCGGGCTTATATTGCTGAGGAACATGgtacccatctctctctctctctctctctctctctctctctctaaaattccATTCTCTGTGTTTCTGATTCTGTGGAAGCAACGCTTGGCGTAGATAATATGGCTGAGAATTTAGATTGCTTACGAGATTTTAATTATGGCCCACAAGAATCCAACATCAACGAATGGTGAATTCTGAATTTAATCCATCAGTTAATTGGTTGGATTGGCCACAAAAGGAGCTTAagctttttggtttctttttcttcaatggttgaggaaagaagagagaagctgGATTGTAGTGAGCCCAGCATTCTGTAGTGAAGGATCGAtcaaaaatatggaaaaaatggtCCTCCTCTGTCCTCTCCCTCTGCTTCGACTAACTCGGCTTCTCCCTCCGCACTCTTCATCAGCTCCTCTAAATAAGCGATTCCCCCTCTCTACCAGTTTTATCTTTGCAAGCAACACCTACCAACAGCACCCTCTCCCCACCGCGATGGTCATCAGAGGCACTGGGGAGGGTTTTCTAGGGCAGGAGGGACTGTATTCCATGGGGACCTATAACATTGGCTCGGAAAGCACCTCTTTGCTCTTTGTACTGAAGCTTATTCGTGTATGATATCTTATACCCAATCCCAGGTTAATCCATGTTTGCACTGAAGCTTATTAGTGTATGATATCTCATATTCTATCCCAGTTTAATCTAGAGAGGGATGTGGAGGTTGAACGGGCAGAAAACCCCTACATAAGGGCATATAAGACTATAAGGGATGTAACCCCACTTAAATTTTAAGGACAGTTTTATACTTTTTGATATTGGggttattctccattgataatgaagtatAATCTCACAAAcctatgtgcattgattatacAAAGCTTTCAAAGGCTTCCATTGTAAATATCCATATTACGATTTTTTCACCACTTACCATGTATCAGCAGTACTTCTAATTAGCTTTAATTtgttcattcattatttttatcttttctaattttACCGTGTGAGTTCAAATTACATACTAACATCAATTTCACAGTATGCTTCAAGCAGGACCCTTCATTGTTGATGCTCTGGACGCCGTCCCCGTTCGAGAGGAGCCCCACGCTCCAATGGGTATATGAAATTGAGGGAAAATTGTACAGTAATAATGCTTCATCAGATGGAAGCAACAAACCAGACTGTAGGGACTGACATATCTGTTAATGTTCCTGCTTCATGTTTTCATCCAGTGGTACCATTTAGGTGAAAGAGTGTAACAACCTTGTTTAGTTACtcaaataatgagaaaataaaaaggataaaagTCACTAACACCACAAGAAAAACATTAAACTGTGGAAGAAATAGAGGACAGGACAGGACAGGCCAGGCCACCCACCCCTCCTCAGGGTAGCcttgtttttttccttcctaCCTAGAAGCAGAAAAATGATTATATCGGACTTTACAGACAATTAACAGGCCCCCCTGACTCTGATATCGGAGGAGACGGTGCATCACAACAATTCTCTACATCACCTGTGCAATCTGTGACACGAACCTCCACTCTACAGTCTCTATCACCCATCCATGGTTAGTTGGCAAGAAAAGATCAGCACTGATCATCTATAACTGGGTATTTTGTAGGTTTGGTGGTAAGAGCTCTAGAGAAGTAATTACATATCTCTGATATTATCATCTGGATCAAATCAGAATGCCTGCACATAATTTGCCAAATGAAATTCAGTAACACAATGGGATCAGAAGTTACTAGTTACACATTCACACCTTGATCCAGAGAAACATAAATAACATATTTAATAAATGGGGAAAGGATAACCATGCCACTAGTATAGCCTGCGCTTCCCAAGCATAAACAATGGGGAGCAAGAAAATGGTTTGTCCAAAAGGGGGGCAGGAGaatggagagagaatgtgagggAATCCGGTTCTGGTGGTAAGTACAACATTTTCTCCCTTGAAATATACACAACATATacatctgtgtgtgtgtgtgtgtgtgtgtgtgtgtgtgtgtgttgtgtgtgtttCCCAAATAGTGTAGATGAAATGTCCTATTGAGTAGTTTAATTATATTCAAAGAATGACAGCAAATGTCCTTCCACTGCATGATGAAAACATTATGGTAAAGAAGCAGTTTCATTCATCCCCTCATATTTTGCAAGACATACTCAAGGCAGCAGGTAAATCCCTATGTTTCAATAGGAAATTTCCTAAACTCACGAGCATATACCTTGTAAAGTATATGGTATCACCAGAAATGAAACATGGTGAAAACATGCGACAGTAAAAACTTAAAATCTGTAGTCATTTCCCTCTACTCATTATCTAAATACAGAACTATGCTATTGTTGCCCTCGAAGCATCTTTCCATATTAATCTAAACACTAGTTTCACTTAAAGTTTAACCAACACATATCATTAAAAGCAACCCTTGAAAACAATTACTAAAATATACATCAATAATTCTTAATATGATACTTCAACCATTCCTTGTCAATTATACTAGGTATTATATGCATCAATCAAACCTTCCAAGTTTAAAAACTTGCAAGTTATCTTCAGTTTAGCTCATATAACAACAAATATTATTCTATACTCAAGGAAGAGGAAGCACATACCCAGGCCTGGCACTCAATTTATCAAACTGTTCCAAGATAAACAAGATGCACGTGTGCCTTAATGAAATAGCATGGTAGGACTCAGAAAGATCATACATGGTTGAAACATTATCCAAGGATATATCctgaaccaaaagaaaaataaatatattaagcaaataataaaacatataaagatcgtatgaaaaaaaaaaaaaggaagaggatgAAGGGAGGTGAATAATAATCAACTATCAAACTTAAGTTCTTTGCTCACCTGTGCAATGGCATACTCACAGAGCCGCTTCAGTCCCTCCAAGAGATACTGATCTGCAGCCCTAAGAAGATCCTGTGCAATATCTAATGTAACATCTACAGAACCAGTGTATATGAACCTGATTTCTTAAAGAATATCAGTAAATCATGGAAGATTACCAGGTACACGTGTCAGtaaaacaaaattagaaacaaatgtCAACCTCATCATTAGCTCAAAGACCTCCCACTTTATATTCGGAATCTCTATGTCTCTTGCATCCTTTTCCTGCAATGCATTTTAACAGATATTATTACCAGATATATTTAACACATCACTGTCCTTGTGCTCCATGTCAGTGATTCATCAATTAATTGGATCAGTTGACGACAATAGCGGCACAACCTCATCATCAGTACCAACTATTTTTTTcacagaaaaggaaaagaatcaCAGCATGCAGTCATGTTTGGAGAGAAATGGAGACACACAAAAAACCTAATGTCATAGGAGAAATTGTCCAAGCAAAGTTCAAACTATAGCTTGCATACCCTATAGCCACCATCAAACATTGCACGAAATGTGTCCGAAGAAGCAAGAAGAGCAATTCTGCAGGCATAGAACCGTCTACCTGAGTAGAAAGAAAATTCTATTAGTTAGCATCCACAGATGCCTCTTATCCAAACAAAGACACTGACATGGATTGAAAATTCTGACAAGAAAATTTAAACCCATGAAGCAGGCAGAATACATATTAGCTGAATCTAACCATGCAAGGAATAATTTACAACCTTCAACAAGAAAGGTAACATCCGATAGCGTCACATCATTTACGTATTGCTCACCCAAATATACCTGCAGCAAGAATCGTTTGTGTCAACAAACAGAGAAACTGAAAGCATTATTTTCTAATTGGACAAAGAGCTACAGTAAAGATTTAGAATGTAAATAGGTTTCATGAAAACTTTAATGTGAAACTAGGACAAAACTAATGGTTGAAGTAAAAGCAACAATCGAAATAAACATAGGGCACAACCTCAGAGACGAGTAATTAACAAAATGAGAATGACATCTCTCTGAGAAGTCATCACTTAGCATTTACTACCAAAATAATACACCGGATAGGTAacttggcatttgaaaacattCAACATAAGGGGGTATAGATAGAGACATACAAACGAATCAAGGGTAAGTACCATACCCTAACCCACTTTCATCCAAACTCTAAAGAAACTATTATATTTCTTGACAGCACATCTATATCATGAGGTACATGCTGGCAGCATTCATGTGAG
Protein-coding regions in this window:
- the LOC122057672 gene encoding chaperone protein dnaJ C76, chloroplastic; the encoded protein is MGTMFLSNISPSFIPFPKAVNTVTSGVNGYCFSSSWQFPRSPIHGNPIRFPSSSRISPLTVNCRTSGEEDDWLPISSPYDVLGVEQNCSPAVLKAAFRARVKEFHPDVCKDAGESDVMIRRVIQAYELLSKSLQFETTESECIDPFDKPECEAFDVFVNETLCVGKGCSFSCVKRAPNVFSFVSSTGTARAMSQGHNEDYQVQLAVGQCPRKCIHYVTPSQRVILEELLESFLNVPYDSSAEADLLYSLITKAQFENNRYQKPKKQPKASGKHVDWF